CTcttcccaaccaccaccaccgaaccccccccttccctccttcttcttttattgTTCAAACCCCTCCATTCTGGGTAAGACCCGGGGGTCTTTTCTACACTAATCTCGAATTCGAACCGACAATAATATCAAGGAAAGGTCTCCTGCCTATCACGCGCTATTCTTTGTGCTCCCGCAAGCGTCAACTCCTATCGGGCTATATGCAGAGCCTCCCATCCGTCTCTTTGTCTCGTCCCCAATCGATTCCCATCGCATCCCTCATTGCTCCGTTTCCCTGACCCTGTCTCTCGGTAGAGGCCAACAAAGAACCCATCGTTCGAGGTCCTTCTTGGGAACAGGATACTGCCCTGGGACGAAAGGAAGGTTGTCTTTCGCCGGTCGGACTGACAACGTTGGTTTCGTTTCCGTTCGCTTTTAGACTTGTCGCTTGTGGGGCCGGTGTCTGGTCTTGCGGGCCTGTAATATTAGAGGCATGAGTGGGATCGCGAGTGCGTGTTTATCCTGTCTCTCGACAGTTGACCGCTGGTGTCATATCACCGCCTGCCTCGGGCCTATCGGCGGTCGCTCGAGGGATGGAATTTATGAGACAACCTTAGCAGATAATGAGCGGGAAGCAGTTTCCGACTTGTTAGGCTACCTTGAAAATGTATGTTTGTTCGGTCACCGCCCGTCAATTTATGTATCCCTGTTTTGATCTCTTGGCGTGATTCTGATCCTAACTTAACCGACCCGATAGAGAGCCGAGACCGACTTCTTTAGAGGCGAACCGCTTAGCGCTTTAAGTACACTTGTATATTCCGATAATGTTGACCTTCAACGAAGTGCCAGTTTGACCTTTGCGGAAATCACGGAGAGAGGTGGGTGAATTTCGAGCTTCGTTGATCTTCGCACGGCTAACTCCCGCCTTTCATCTTAGACGTGCGCGAAGTCGATCGGGATACCCTCGAACCAATCCTTTTCCTGTTACAAAGCTCCGATATTGAGGTACAACGCGCGGCCAGTGCTGCTCTGGGAAACCTCGCTGTAAATGGTTGGTCTCACTTTAGGTGACGGCAACGGCAATGACTGACAGATATAGCGGATAACAAGGTATTGATTGTCGCCCTCGGAGGGCTGGCCCCTCTAATACGGCAGATGATGTCGCCCAATGTCGAAGTCCAATGCAATGCGGTTGGTTGCATCACAAATCTAGCTACGCATGAGGACAACAAGGCCAAGATAGCTCGGTCGGGTGCTCTGGGACCGTTGATTCGTCTGGCGAAATCCAAGGATATGCGTGTACAACGGAACGCGACGGGGGCCTTGCTAAACATGACACACTCTGGTGAGTAGACTATGTGGGAGCATGCGGTTggttcttcatcctcttctgaCGGCGGTATAGATGATAACCGACAACAACTCGTCAACGCTGGCGCGATTCCCGTCTTGGTTCAACTACTTTCCTCCTCCGATGTTGATGTACAATACTATTGCACAACGGCTCTCAGCAATATTGCCGTCGATGCGTCAAACCGAAAGAGACTTGCCCAAACTGAATCGCGGTTGGTTCAGTCACTGGTTCATCTCATGGattcctccacccccaaagTCCAATGCCAGGCCGCGCTGGCTCTTCGCAACCTGGCTTCGGACGAGAAATACCAGCTCGAAATCGTTCGCGCCAAAGGTCTTCCGCCGCTCTTGCGCCTCTTGCAGTCCTCTTACCTTCCCCTCATACTCTCCGCCGTCGCATGCATCCGCAACATCTCTATTCACCCGCTGAACGAATCCCCCATCATCGATGCGGGCTTTCTGAAGCCACTGGTGGATCTGCTTGGCTCGACGGATAACGAAGAGATCCAGTGCCACGCTATTTCTACGCTCCGAAATCTGGCCGCCAGCTCGGACCGTAACAAGGAGCTTGTCCTCCAAGCGGGTGCGGTCCAGAAATGCAAGGACCTGGTCCTGAAGGTTCCCCTCAGCGTCCAGTCGGAGATGACTGCCGCCATCGCGGTTCTGGCCCTCAGCGATGAGCTCAAACCCCATCTTCTGAATCTCGGCGTTTTTGACGTTCTGATCCCTCTGACGGAGTCTGAAAGCATTGAAGTGCAAGGGAATAGTGCCGCGGCTTTGGGCAATCTTTCCTCCAAGGGTAAGTCATGAGCAGTTTTGGATGCGTTCCGCATTTGCTAATCCGACCCAGTCGGCGACTATTCGATATTTGTTCGAGATTGGGCGGATCCCAATGGAGGTATCCACGGCTATCTCAAGCGATTCCTCGCCAGCGGAGATCCTACCTTCCAGCACATTGCTATCTGGACCCTCCTTCAGCTGTTGGAGTCCGAAGATAAGAGACTGATCAGCTATATTGCCAAGTCCGATGACGTCGTGCATATGGTCAAGTCGATCTCCGACAAGAACATCGAgtcggacgaggaagatcaggaagaTGGTGAGGGCGAGGTAATTGCGCTGGCACGACGATGCCTCGAATTTCTTGGTAACGGCCCCCGACAAACGCTTGTGGAAGCTTAATTGATCACAGCGCCGTCACTCCCTTTAATGATTTATCCTTATCGTTTCCTTTCCCATTCGTCTATAGTTGACCTTGTGTTTTACCCATTCACTTTACATTCTCCTAGGTGTTCAGCGGGCATTTGATTCAGTGTCACTTTCTTGCGTCAGCGAGCATCTGATGTGATAGGAATAATATCGGGATCCGTCCTGGTGGCCGTTCATCCCACGGCCTACTTTCTCAAGCTGTATGCTTACATTATCTGTATGTACTTTGATAAATGCTGTGGTTCTTAGACCAGTTCTGGTCCTCTATGTGATTGCATGATACCTGGATTTGTATGTTGCATTAACTACATCCATTGCTATGTTGAACTACCGTCACGTCTTGGTAATTCTCTAACGTTACTGGACCCACCGGGGAGGTGCTAAGCCCAAGATGCTGAAGTGGGTCGAACCCGGAAGGCTCAGTCGATCCTTATGGCAGATCCGACGGTTTCGGTGGGTCAAGAATATAACCACACTTGATACCATCTACTTCTCTCATTACCCGTACGAAACGAGAATGCTATAACCTCTGAGTGATAATTACAAGATATTGCAGTGTAGTCTCCTAATACCTTCTTTCTGCAACATGTATTGCTACAGATTCCGGACCCCGTGGTGTCTAAAATACATAGTAGGTAGTAGGACGGAATATCCATAAATAGGGAGACCAATAACTCCAGACAATCCCTGCATTACTCCTTCGTTTGCTAAGATCCGTATCGCGCTATGTTGTGTTCTCCATACTATATATACTCCGGGAGTCTGCAAGAATCTTTGCCCTATTATCCACCACCATGGTCTCATTCCACCTTCCATTAAGCACTGCAAGTTGATCTAGCATTTGTCAGAATGCGTCGAAGACAGTGGCCAACACAACACCCCACAGGAGACAGACTACTAATACTAGGATCATAGAGGGAAGATAGCTTCTTTATAGGATAGACGCCGTGTGTTTACTTTGTTCGAGTTTTGGTGAAACCCCCAATCTAGTAGGTAATACCCTATTCCACACTCATCGTACATTGAAAATACAACAAGGACAGGCGAATGAAGTCAAGTTGTCCGATTCAAATTTAGTTCAGTTTCCGTTCCATCAATTACATCTTGAGCTATTAATAGGGCAACATGTTGCACCTTGTAGAGCGATCCATGTAATGCTATATATTTACAGGCCAGAAAGATCTCAGTTAATTTGTAGCAGGCTACCCTTGTTAACAGAATGTATCTATGGTTCTGGGGAGGACATTGGTGTGAATTATAGGTATCCGGAATGCGAAGACCAAGGGCATGGAAGGTAGTTCTGTCTGTTGAGGATCTGGAACAAATATGGTGGCTTTTGGGGTTCTGATATGTGTTCAGTGAGATCTGTGAGTATAGAGCTGGGAATTAGAGATATATCAAGGGTAGGGTTGGCA
This DNA window, taken from Aspergillus flavus chromosome 5, complete sequence, encodes the following:
- a CDS encoding vacuolar armadillo repeat protein Vac8 (putative Vacuolar protein 8), which codes for MSGIASACLSCLSTVDRWCHITACLGPIGGRSRDGIYETTLADNEREAVSDLLGYLENRAETDFFRGEPLSALSTLVYSDNVDLQRSASLTFAEITERDVREVDRDTLEPILFLLQSSDIEVQRAASAALGNLAVNADNKVLIVALGGLAPLIRQMMSPNVEVQCNAVGCITNLATHEDNKAKIARSGALGPLIRLAKSKDMRVQRNATGALLNMTHSDDNRQQLVNAGAIPVLVQLLSSSDVDVQYYCTTALSNIAVDASNRKRLAQTESRLVQSLVHLMDSSTPKVQCQAALALRNLASDEKYQLEIVRAKGLPPLLRLLQSSYLPLILSAVACIRNISIHPLNESPIIDAGFLKPLVDLLGSTDNEEIQCHAISTLRNLAASSDRNKELVLQAGAVQKCKDLVLKVPLSVQSEMTAAIAVLALSDELKPHLLNLGVFDVLIPLTESESIEVQGNSAAALGNLSSKVGDYSIFVRDWADPNGGIHGYLKRFLASGDPTFQHIAIWTLLQLLESEDKRLISYIAKSDDVVHMVKSISDKNIESDEEDQEDGEGEVIALARRCLEFLGNGPRQTLVEA